The genomic stretch AAAAGCCCTGAATCATTCAACCTTGAGACAAAGGCAGCCGTTAAGACACTTGATGCTACGAAACTGGCAATGGATTTCATCGGGAAACCAATTGTTAACACTACATTGATCGGAGCATTTGCCGGAGTCTCTGGTCTCATAAATCCGGAGTCCATAAAAAACGCGGTGATGGAGAGGTTCCCGGGAAAAGTTGGAGAAAAGAACGCCGCGGCTATTCAGGTGGCTTACGATCTCATGGAGGCGCAGCGATGAAACTTATTATTAAGACTGTTGTCAAACCCGGGAGCACACGTGCGAACAAGACCGGAGCATGGCGTTCATTCATGCCTGTTTTTGATCATAAGCTCTGCAGTAAGTGCGGCATCTGCGCCATGTATTGCCCGGAGGGGATCGTGTACAAACTGGAGAACGGCTATTTTGAGCCTGATTATGAATACTGTAAAGGCTGCGGCATATGTGCGAACGAGTGCCCTAAGAAAGCAATAAAAATGGTGCTGGAGGGAAAATGAGGAACAGGATGAAAGTCGTGGAAGGCTCTTACGCAGTCGCGCACGCGGTCAAGGTGTGCAGGCCCAATGTGATATCAGCCTACCCTATAACCCCTCAGACACATATCGTGGAAGACCTGTCACAGTTCGCTGCAGACGGTGAAATGAACTGCGAGTACATGAACGTGGAATCAGAGTTCTCAGCGATCTCTGCCCTGATAGGAGCCAGCGCCACAGGGGCAAGGACCTATTCCTCAACGACCTCGCAGGGACTTGCGCTGATGCATGAGGCGCTATTCAATGCCTCCGGCATGAGACTGCCTATTATTATGACCGTGGTGAACCGGGCGCTGAGTGCCCCCATCAATATATGGAACGATCAGCAGGACTCAATATCGCAGAGAGATGCCGGCTGGATCCAGCTCTATGCAGAGGATGTCCAGGAGTCTGCTGATATGGTACCACAGATTTATAAGATCGCGGAAGACCCTGAGGTTCTGTTGCCTGCGATGTCATGCATGGACGGGTTCATCCTTTCCCATGTTTATGAGCCCGTGATCCTGCTTGAGCAGAGCCTGACGGATGAATTCCTGCCAGCTTATTCCCCGGAATTCGTGCTTGACCCCAAAAACCCAATGTCATTCGGGGCTTTCGCAGACCCGAGCACATACACGGAGTTCAGGTACAATCAGGAGAAAGCCATGGGTGTTGCACTTAAGAAAATAGAGGAAGTCGCCAGTGAATTCAAGGACGTGTATGGGAGATATTACGGCGGGCTGATCGACGGTTATGCGCTTGATGACGCCGATATAGTTATAATGGCTATGGGTTCGGTCATCGGTACGATAAAGGACACGATAGACGAGCTCAGAAGCAAGGGGGAATCGGTCGGCCTTCTCAAAGTAAGGGCATTTCGGCCTTTCCCCGCAGATGCTATTCGCGCGGCTTTGAAGAACGCCAAAGTCGTTGTTACCCTTGATAAGAATATCTCCATAGGAAAGAACGAAGGCGCACTGTGCACCGAGGTCAAGGCATGCCTCCATAATACCGATCTTCGCACTCCTGTTATCGGTTTCATGCTCGGGCATGGAGGACGGGATATTTCCATGAATACCATCAAGAAGATCATAAATAAAGCCAAGCTGGTTGAAAAGGGGATATTCATTGAAAGCGAATTCGCAGACCTGAGGGAGGATTTCATATGAGCCTTCTTAAACCCGGTCACCGCGGGTGCGCTGGATGCTGCGATGCCCTCGCAGGGAAGTTCGTTCTTGATGCTATCGGCGAGGACTGTATTATTGTGAGTCCCACAGGCTGCCTGGAGGTCTTCACCACCCCCTATCCCGAATCTGCCTGGGGCGTGCCCTGGATACACTCTCTCTTTGAGAATGCTGCGGCCGTTGCATCTGGC from Candidatus Methanoperedens sp. encodes the following:
- the porD gene encoding pyruvate synthase subunit PorD, coding for MKLIIKTVVKPGSTRANKTGAWRSFMPVFDHKLCSKCGICAMYCPEGIVYKLENGYFEPDYEYCKGCGICANECPKKAIKMVLEGK
- the porA gene encoding pyruvate synthase subunit PorA produces the protein MRNRMKVVEGSYAVAHAVKVCRPNVISAYPITPQTHIVEDLSQFAADGEMNCEYMNVESEFSAISALIGASATGARTYSSTTSQGLALMHEALFNASGMRLPIIMTVVNRALSAPINIWNDQQDSISQRDAGWIQLYAEDVQESADMVPQIYKIAEDPEVLLPAMSCMDGFILSHVYEPVILLEQSLTDEFLPAYSPEFVLDPKNPMSFGAFADPSTYTEFRYNQEKAMGVALKKIEEVASEFKDVYGRYYGGLIDGYALDDADIVIMAMGSVIGTIKDTIDELRSKGESVGLLKVRAFRPFPADAIRAALKNAKVVVTLDKNISIGKNEGALCTEVKACLHNTDLRTPVIGFMLGHGGRDISMNTIKKIINKAKLVEKGIFIESEFADLREDFI